In Microtus ochrogaster isolate Prairie Vole_2 chromosome 4, MicOch1.0, whole genome shotgun sequence, one genomic interval encodes:
- the Cmtm3 gene encoding CKLF-like MARVEL transmembrane domain-containing protein 3: protein MWPPDAEPEPDPESADRPRSGRTVPGLRALLPARAFLCSLKGRLLLAESGLSFITFICYVVSSASAFLTVPLLEFLLAVYFLFADAMQLNDKWQGLCWPMMDFLRCVTAALIYFVISITAVAKYSDGAYKAAGVFGFFATIVFAIDFYLIFNEVAKFLKQGDSANETTAQETAGDHSNSSSDSDSD, encoded by the exons ATGTGGCCCCCGGACGCAGAGCCGGAGCCCGATCCGGAGTCCGCGGACCGCCCCCGAAGTGGCAGGACCGTGCCCGGGCTCCGCGCCCTGCTGCCTGCGCGCGCCTTCCTCTGCTCGCTCAAAGGCCGCCTCCTGCTGGCCGAGTCG GGACTCTCATTCATTACCTTCATCTGCTACGTGGTGTCCTCGGCATCTGCCTTCCTCACGGTACCTCTGCTGGAGTTCCTGTTGGCTGTTTACTTCCTCTTTGCTGATGCCATGCAGCTGAATGACAAGTGGCAGGGCCTGTGCTGGCCCATGATG gacTTCCTGCGCTGTGTCACGGCTGCCCTCATCTACTTCGTCATCTCCATCACAGCTGTCGCCAAATACTCAGATGGAGCTTACAAAGCAGCTGGA gtttttggcttttttgccACAATTGTGTTTGCAATTGACTTCTACCTGATCTTTAATGAAGTGGCCAAATTCCTCAAGCAAGGAGACTCTGCGAATGAGACCACAGCCCAAGAGACAGCAGGAG ATCATTCCAACTCCAGCTCTGATTCCGACTCAGACTGA